The genomic DNA CAAACCGTTGCATTTtccttttgtacataactttCACAAAACATAGGCGGGGAATATAAATTGACTGAATTTGCTCGTTATGCCAGCATTTTGTGGGGATATAGATTTAGTTCtgtatgtccgtccgtctgtcagccagagaatattttaacacatatcgATAAAGGTTTTTGATCTAACATCATTACAATTTATCGAAATGTTCGAGACCTAGTAGTCAGCGTTAGCCAGTGTGATCGCCCAGTGTATCGTACGTTGTCGTCGTCCGACGTGAACAGTTTCGCGTTGAACATTCCAAAGATAACAATTATGGCCTTATCCTATTGcgacttggtcagaatctttgtcCAAATAAAATGTCGATCGACATAGATAATAGGTATGAAGAACGTCAAGAATGTTATCTATGATATATTATATCCCAGATAAaactatttttacatttataacgAGAAATGTTTTGACTAAGATTAATGTAAAAAATTGGCATCTAGAATATTAAGAATTTTCGTGCGTCCATTCGTCCgaaactgaaaatgtttgtgaTTCAAAAAGGGTTTAAAGACAACGACgatcaagtgacctactttttcctccataatgaacttcgtgcaaatcattctgataatactggtataataatACAGCTTATCTACAAGATTGCAGGTGGAAAATTTAGGCCCtacctgaattaatgtgttttcaaaacttcatctgcaaacttatttagtcattctcttttcagtatagttttataaacatagaataataactatcttatactgtagaaacaaagtgtggtctaaacgcAATTTAAAACATCAAGTACTGTGTATGCTACttcataaatttaataatatattaagGCAGTAagcacattgtcttggccttatatatgccactgtcaatttgttatttctcattttctccaAGGTAAATCATGTACAATTACCATcatgaatacagttattttgcgGCGCGTCTTTAAGCTAGAATCACCAGacctaaaatatttaaacagaagCACAAAACCTTTGCTCAGTTGTAGAATTACCCTCCTTGACTCAGTTAAAACAGAAATTCTCCCCCtgatttgtttgaaagaaaatgcatgtaattcaaaatgaatttcaggATAGAATAGCAAACCCCAAATAAATATTACCTAGCTCTTGACCTTTGCTCCTGCTAAATATTATCTTTGATCCAGTAAAAGCAGATATAGTCTCCTTTATTTGCTTAAAATTCGAAATGAAAGtgcttataattcaaaacgtATTTCAACTGGAATCACCAAATCTCAAATTTTTATTGCTCAAACGTAGTATTGTCCCGTTTTACTTACTAGTAAAATCAGtgttttccccttgatttggtaagaAAGGTTGAACATGCTTATGATTCATAAAATACTTTAGCTAGAATCACTAAACGTCACATAATTATTGATTAGCATTTGATCTTTGCTCACACGTGGAATTACGCCCTAACTTTACGCAGTAAAAGCAGTGTATTTTCCCTCGGTTTGGTAAAATAGGGATTTTTTTGACAGTATCTAAATAATCTATTggtgaatcttcatgaaactttactcAAATGTAGAATATTATAGGGTAGTGATGCACACGCAATTTGTCAGGAACTCTTCGTTAACTAGAGTTATAacccatttaaatattttaaattccaTTAAGTCCAACATCACAATgtaacttcatgaaatttaacacaaatataggtcattgTTGGGTGGTGATACACGCATAGCTTAATAATGTCACCAGAACATCCTTTGTAACAGCAGAGTTTTAGCCCTTTAAATGCTTTAGAAATTCAtgagttatcatgaaaaaaaaaaaagatatccaTGGACGAATCTTCCTGAAACTTATAGTACACTGCAGAGAatagtttttccccttgattttgtaaaactAATAGGAAACAACAAACTGTTGCATGGTCTGTTATTTGGCTTCATGACATAGATTTTTACCCCgtttcaaaattaacctaaatttgataaaggcaaatattctgacccaATGTCAAAAGATCCAGcagaaaatattgcctctagagtgttaagaactaagaatgttttatttgactATGATACAGCCTTTAATCACACATAATCCAATGCGAAACTACGTGTATATCTGGCTTTTATCAAGTCAAATATTCTAaccaggttttaaaaaaaatcgaaaataaaacATGGGTTCTAAGTGTATTCACGATAATTTTCCATAACTTTACCTAATGATATTATTCTTTGACCCTAATAATCTAATTTCAAACTTGATGtacattttataaagacaaatttTCTGACTAGGTCTTTTATAGACCCAGTAGAAAACATGGAGTCTACAGTGttgcttattttattatttgacctagtcacaTAATGACCCATAGTCTGTCAACATCTTCTCAAcataacattctaagtttcattacGGCTGGACTTAACTTGcagcctctggagtgttaacagtgaAACGGTGCTACCACAGTAACTCACTTTGACCACCTTGTGCTCAGTAATACTATAATCTTAGGTGCACAACTCCTAATGTTGAATAACATCCCCACACAACTGCACTTTTTGGCGACGGTCGCTCAATACTTTTTTGTGCTATGTGTATTACAAATTTTCTGTGACGGGCAGACGAACAGAGGAAGCCAGATTTACATCCCCTACCGCTCAGTAGTAGCGTGATAAGTTTTTCGATCACGCATTTGACCTTATAATAACtgcacataataattataataacattgAGGTGGCCCCCGTGAAAAACCGATCGTCATAGGTATTTACACTCAACTTCGTCTTAATTAGCAAATGTCTGTTAAGaggtatttatatttttctgcGATAACTTGTATCGTTCAGAAATTTGGTCTACGGAAAAGGAAATAAAGGACGAGGAATATACTTGTTTCTAATTGCTTGGCATAAGGCTAGATTAACAGATAATGCAATTTAAACCCACTTACGTTCTTGGGTTTTCTTCTCAGATTCCAATATTGTCTTTTTAACCAGTGGCATGAACTTTTCTATAACAGCCTGTACTAACGTGTCTGTTTGTCCCATCTCCTTTAGTTGCCCAACTATTTTCTTCTGAAAGGGATCTTGAAATATACTTGACTCAATACATTTCAACTCCTTTTGATCTTTCGGTGTCACTGTTACAGACAAATGTGTTAGAGCACACGAAACCTGGTTCCAAGCTGACATAAAGTCCTTGAGTGTCATTTCTGAATTTGCATTATGTGctaaaattttatttctgtgaTCTCTAATAacttttattgatattatttctgaACAATCAAAGAATCCTTTAAACACATTGAGTAAAACAAATGTAAGTAATGAAATATCCCACTGTTCAATATCTGCCTTCTGAGAGCTTCCTGGAAACAATAGATCGAATTGCTTCCTATTCTTCTTTAATTCCATGTCGAATAAATAACGACTTTGCAGTAAAAGATCATCTAATGATTTTCCAGATTCTGAAATTAGTTTATAAATCAACGTCCTAAGTAAAAAAGTTCCGCCGTTCATTAATAACAAAAACAGCTTAATGAAATTGACAGTTTCC from Mercenaria mercenaria strain notata chromosome 11, MADL_Memer_1, whole genome shotgun sequence includes the following:
- the LOC123562047 gene encoding uncharacterized protein LOC123562047, which encodes MNYEETVNFIKLFLLLMNGGTFLLRTLIYKLISESGKSLDDLLLQSRYLFDMELKKNRKQFDLLFPGSSQKADIEQWDISLLTFVLLNVFKGFFDCSEIISIKVIRDHRNKILAHNANSEMTLKDFMSAWNQVSCALTHLSVTVTPKDQKELKCIESSIFQDPFQKKIVGQLKEMGQTDTLVQAVIEKFMPLVKKTILESEKKTQEQIDKCIEQLTIVQEEQKKQSDRIDILARMEVNTNSIRSRQQVQEHIIKASNSIIQEGSDVDSSNDEVLSTVGNLFKGMENQGVKVVKADIGSILFTLLCPTIRSLRDVTLYLESPEILERLSDIENAVEKCHCCVAKITIDVDLKSLQFATKKAGKRPLSNTMGFI